AGAtcagacaagtgtgtgtgtgtgtgtgcgtgtgtgctgtgggtgtgtgtgtgtgtgtgcgtgcttgtgtgtgtgcgtgtgtgcatgtgtgtgtgctgtgagtgtgtgtgtgctgtgagtgtgtgtgtgctgtcggtgtgtgtgtgtgctgtgagtgtgtgtgctgtgtgtgtgtgctgtgagtgtgtgctgtgagtgtgtgctgtgagtgtgtgctgtgagtgtgtgctgtgagtgtgtgctgtgagtgtgtgctgtgagtgtgtgtgtgtgtgcgtgcgtgtgcttgtgcgtgcgtgtgtgtgcgtgcttgtgtgtgtgtgtgcgtgtgctgtgagtgtgtgtgctgtgagtgtgtgtgtgcgtgcgtgtgcgtgagctgtgggtgtgtgtgtgtgtgctgtgtgtgtgtgctgtgtgtgtgtgctgtgagtgtgtgctgtgagtgtgtgctgtgagtgtgtgtgtgtgcgtgcttgtgcgtgcgtgtgtgtgcgtgtgtgtgcgtgcttgtgtgtgtgtgtgtgcgtgtgctgtgagtgtgtgtgtgctgtgagtgtgtgtgcgtgcgtgtgagctgtgggtgtgtgtgtgtgtatgtgtgcgtgtgtgtgtgttaaggaaTGTAATGATTCAGATAGTCCTAACATCATTAAAGCTGCACTATACACACTGTTCCCTAATTAAAGCAGCTGAAACAACAATAGCTCCCCCTGCAGGTGAGTTTACTAAACTACAGCactacatagagagagagagtgagagaggaagagagagagagagagagagagagagagagagagagagagggagagagagagacagagagtgtgtgggttagaaaagaaatgaatgagaggggaaaaagaaTTAGAACTAAAGcttttagtttgtgtgtgtgtgattaagggGACATGGAATGAGGGGCAGTGAGCAAAGGCACAGCAAGTAGGaagtgatttgggacacagccctcGTACCTCCTCGTCCTTGGTGTTGACGTCGACGTTGTGGGTGCTGAGGGCTGTGCGAACCTGCTCGATGTTGTTCTCTCTGCAGTAGTCAAATATGTTCTTATCCtcctccctacacacacacacacacacacacacacacacacacacacacacacacacagactctcaatAACACAGAGGAGAGGTCACAATTCTGACAtcatctttattcatttattaccaGCCAATCTGAATTTGTTAAACAAAGACATCAAAGCTTTGTGCTCTAGGAATAACAatacaatagtgtgtgtgtgtgtgtgtgtgtgtgtgtgtgtgtgtgtgtgtgtgtgtgtgcgtagctGTTGTAATGAATATCTATCCTGTGACGTTAATCACAGCGGTGCACTGGAGGTCGTTAATAAATTCTCCTGCAGCACCTGaagaattcttttttaattacgCTAATTAACGGCGAACTCCATAAGttatgatgacatcatcactacagCTGCTGTGGACGATTCTATCGGTCACTATCGGTGATGAAAACCTCAGAATTTTCTGATCAAACGAGAGAGACAACGTCGTAGCTTTACCTCTGACCATTACaaagccctgacactggagactccttacatacaGGAACTGTTTGGACTTTAAGATCAGTTTAGATcatgagcagtgtgtgtagaTATGACTGTATATGGAAGTATGTATAAGATgaatgactctgtgtgtgtgtgtgtgtgtgtgtgtgtgtgtgtgtgtgtgtgtgtgctggcatCATTAATCTCAGAGGTCGACTAATCAATACAGGTTTTCATTCATCGACCTGCTGACCTGcagctgtctcacacacacacacacacacacacacacacacacagctggatgCAGTACTGCAGTGAATGCTGGGAAGGTCACCATTAGTTTCATTCCCTGCAATGTCTGTGcatgttgtattattatttactactgtgtgtgtgtgtgtgtgtgtgtgtgtgtgtgtgtgtgtgtgtgtgtgtgtgtgaccttatCGTCTCTTGTTGGTACAAACAGCTCACCGCTGCTCCACCAAATGCCGTCCTGcgctctcctctccttctctcagacgaaccctacacacacacacacacacacacacacacacacacacacacacacacacacacacatgaaattgAAGGCAGGATTAAAAGCTGTATTGTGTCTGAGAGACATTCCTCAgtgtaattttgtttttgaacaaaagcagcagcagcattgtgtttgcgtatgtgtgtgtgtgtgtgtgtgtgtgttttcctgacagctgcattgtgtgtgttcagtaattgtAACAGAAGTGAGTGtaaaagcgtgtgtgtgagcacttTCCCTGAGCGAAGTGCACTCGCTGTGATTAAAACAGAGCCGCTGATGATGCGCCCTCTCTGTCCTCGCACTCGTTTAACAAAAGAGATGGAGAGCAGCTGAGCACTCAACCCTCTGTACTcataaagtaagtgtgtgtgtgtgtgcagtcagAATGTGTTACatcacagagagaggggggagggtgggagggagagagagagagggacggagagggagagagacagagagacagagagagagagagagagagagagagagagagagagagacggagagggagagaaagagagaaggagggggCGCTAAAGGTCAAACAAATGTGCAAATGAGAGATGTAGTAATACTGCCCCCTAATGGAcatacactctgtgtgtgtgtgtgtgtgtgtgtgtgtgtgtgtgtgtgtattttacctTAAATCCCTCTGGATCGAGTGTCTGTACAGATGAAATGTACTCCTGCATGGCCTGCTCCTTACTCATATCACCCAACTGCTTCCACGCTGtcctgcacatgcacacacacacaaacacacacaaacacacacacaaacacacacacaaacacacacacacacacacacacacacacaaacacacacacaaacacacacacaaacacacacacaaacacacacacacacacacacacacacacacacacacacacacacacacacacatccttttaATTTCAGTTACTTCAGTATAATGAGATGTaaacactctatacacacagtgttaataagCGTGTTATAACACATGACCTCGTGTCTCACCACTTCCTCTGTCCCTCGAAATCAAAGAATCCCGGTTTGGATGTGTTGCATTTCCCAACTGTGgcctgtcaaacacacacacaatgttacacaaaaacacaaggtTCTAGTGctgtaacacaaacaaacattctAATGCTGTAAAGTTCAGTCTGAGTTCAGTTACAAAGTTCTAGTGCAGTAACATGAGATCAGTAGAATACAGGGCACTGTTTAAATACACTACTTAATTATTATATTCacttagtctgtgtgtgtgtatgtgtgtgtgtgtgtgtgtctctagatcactatacaggtgtgtgtgtgtgtgagagagagactctggaTTACTAtacaggaatgtgtgtgtgtgtgtgtgtgtctagatcactatacaggtgtgtgtgtgtgtgagagagactctGGATCactatacaggtgtgtgtgtgtgtgtgtctctggatCACTAtacagttatgtgtgtgtgtctggatcaCTAtacagttatgtgtgtgtgtgtgtgagagagactctGGATCACTGTAcaggtatgtatgtgtgtgtgtgtgtgtgtgtgtgtgtgtgtctagatcactatacaggtgtgtgtgtgtgtgtgtgtgtgtgtgtgtgtgtgtctagatcactatacaggtgtgtgtgtgtgagagagagactctggaTCACTatacaggtatgtgtgtgtgtgtgtgtctagatcactatacaggtgtgtgtgtgtgtgtgtgagagagactctGGATCACTatacaggtatgtgtgtgtgtgtgtgtgtgtgtctctggatCACTAtacagttatgtgtgtgtgtgtgtgtgtgtgtgtctggatcaCTAtacagttatgtgtgtgtgtgtgtgtgtgtgtgtgtgtgtgtgtgtgtgtgtgtgtgactctggatcACTGTAcaggtatgaatgtgtgtgtgtgtgtgtgtgtgactctggatcactgtacaggtatgtgtgtgtgtgtgtgtgtgtgtgactctggatcactgtacaggtatgtatgtatgtgtgtgtgtgtgtgtgtgtgtgtgtgtgtgtgtgtgtgtgtgtgactctggatcactgtacaggtgtgtgtgtgtgactctggatcactgtacaggtgtgtgtgtgtgtgtgtgactctggatcactgtacaggtgtgtgtgtgtgtgtgtgtgactctggatcactgtacaggtgtgtgtgtgtgtgtgtgtttgtgtgactctgGATCACTGTAcaagtgtaggtgtgtgtgtatgtgtgtgtgtgtgtgagactctggatcactgtacaggtgtgtgtgtgtgtgtgtgtgactggatcactgtacaggtgtgtgtgtgactctggatcactgtacaggtgtgtgtgtgtgtgtgtgtgtgtgtgtgtgtgtgtgactctggatcactgtacaggtgtgtgtgtgtgtgtgtgactctggatcactgtacaggtgtgtgtgtgtgtgtgagactctggaTCATGAtacaggtgggtgtgtgtgtgtgtgtgtgtgagagagactctGGATCACTatacaggtatgtgtgtgtgtgtgtgtgtctctggatCACTAtacagttatgtgtgtgtgtgtgtgtgtgtgtgtgtgtgtctggatcaCTAtacagttatgtgtgtgtgtgtgtgtgtgtgtgtgtgtgtgtgtgactctggatcACTGTAcaggtatgtatgtgtgtgtgtgtgtgtgtgtgtgactctggatcactgtacaggtatgtgtgtgtgtgtgtgtgtgtgtgtgactctggatcactgtacaggtatgtatgtatgtgtgtgtgtgtgtgtgtgtgtgtgtgtgtgtgtgtgtgtgtgtgtgtgtgtgactctggatcactgtacaggtgtgtgtgtgactctggatcactgtacaggtgtgtgtgtgactctggatcactgtacaggtgtgtgtgtgtgtgtgtgtgtgactctggatcactgtacaggtgtgtgtgtgtgtgtgtgtgtgtgtttgtgtgactctgGATCACTGTAcaagtgtaggtgtgtgtgtatgtgtgtgtgtgtgtgtgtgtgtgtgtgagactctggaTCACTGTAcaagtgtaggtgtgtgtgtatgtgtgtgtgtgtgtgtgagactctggatcactgtacaggtgtgtgtgtgtgtgtgtgactggatcactgtacaggtgtgtgtgtgactctggatcactgtacaggtgtgtgtgtgtgtgtgtgtgtgactctggatcactgtacaggtgtgtgtgtgtgtgtgactctggatcactgtacaggtgtgtgtgtgtgtgtgagactctggaTCATGAtacaggtgggtgtgtgtgtgtgtgtgtgtgtgtgtgagactctggaTCATGAtacaggtgggtgtgtgtgtgtgtgtgtgtgactctggatcactatacaggtgtgtgtgtgtgtgtgtgtgtgtgtgtgtgtgtgtgtgtgtgtgactctggatcactatacaggtgtgtgtgtgtgtgtgtgtgagtctctggatcactatacaggtgtgtgtgtgtgtgtgagactctggatcactatacaggtgtgtgtgagactctggatcactatacaggtgtgtgtgtgtgactctggatcactatacaggtgtgtgtgtgtatgtgtgtgtgtgtgtgtgagactctggatcactgtacaggtgtgtgtgtgtgtgtgtgtgtgtgtgtgtgtgtgtgtgactctggatcatgatacaggtgggtgtgtgtgtgtgtgtgtgtgactctggatcactatacaggtgtgtgtgtgtgtgtgtgtgtgtgtgtgactctggatcactatacaggtgtgtgtgtgtgtgtgtgtgtgtgtgtgtgtgtgtgtgtgtgtgtgtgtgtgtgtgtgactctggatcactatacaggtgtgtgtgtgtgtgtgtgtgtgtgtgtgtgtgtgtgtgtgtgtgtgtgtgtgtgtgtgtgagactctggatcactatacaggtgtgtgtgtgtgtgtgtgtgtgagagagagtctctGGATCactatacaggtgtgtgtgtgagactctggatcactatacaggtgtgtgtgtgactctggatcactatacaggtgtgtgtgtgtgtgagactctggatcactgtacaggtgtgtgtgtgtgtgagactctggatcactgtacaggtgtgtgtgtgtgtgtgactctgaatcactgtacaggtgtgtgtgtgtgtgtgactctggatcactgtacagatgtgtgtgtgtgtgtgactctggatcactgtacaggtgtgtgtgtgtgtgtgtgtgtgtgtgagactctggatcactatacaggtgtgtgtgtgtgtgtgtgtgtgagactctggatcactatacaggtgtgtgtgtgtatgtgtgtgagagactggatcactatacaggtgtgtgtgtgtgtgtgtgtatgtgagactcTGGATCAtgatacaggtgtgtgtgtgcgtgtgtgactgACTCTGGAtcagctgtgtgtgagactggatcactatacaggtgtgtgtgtgtgcctaattgtacctgtgtgtgtttacctgtttgtatttgtgtgtgtgtgtgtgtgtgtgtgtttacctgtttgtacccgtgtgtgtgtgtacctgtgtgtgtgtgtgtgtttgtacctgtttgtacctgtgtgtgtgtgtgtgtttacctgtttgtacctgtgtgtgtgtgtgtgtgtttacctgtttgtacctgtgtgtgtgtgtgtgtttacctgtttgtacctttgtgtgtgtgtttacctgtttgtacctgtgtgtgtgtgtgtgtgtttacctgtttgtacctgtgtgtgtgtgtgtttacctgtttgtacctgtgtgtgtgtgtgtgtgtgtgtttacctgtttgtacctgtgtgtgtgtgtgtgtgtgtgtttacctgtttgtacctgtgtgtgtgtgtgtgtgtgtgtgtttacctgtttgtacctgtgtgtgtgtgtgtgtgtgtgtgtgtttacctgtttgtacctgtgtgtgtgtgtgtgtgtgtgtgtgtgtgtgtgtgtgtgtgtgtttacctgtttgtacctgtgtgtgtgtgtgtgtgtgtgtgtgtgtttacctgtttgtacctgtgtgtgtgtgtgtgtgtgtgtttacctgtttgtacctgtgtgtgtgtgtgtttacctgtttgtacctgtgtgtgtgtgtttacctgtttgtacctgtgtgtgtgtgtttacctgtttgtacctgtgtgtgtgtgtgtttacctgtttgtacctgtgtgtgtgtgtgtgtgtgtgtttacctgtttgtacctgtgtgtgtgtgtgtttacctgtttgtacctgtgtgtgtgtgtttacctgtttgtacctgtgtgtgtgtgtttacctgtttgtacctgtgtgtgtgtgtgtttacctgtttgtacctgtgtgtgtgtgtgtgtgtgtgtgtttacctgtttgtacctgtgtgtgtgtgtgtttacctgtttgtacctgtgtgtgtgtgtgtgtgtgtttacctgtttgtacctgtgtgtgtgtgtgtttacctgtttgtacctgtgtgtgtgtgtgtttacctgtttgtacctgtgtgtgtgtgtgtgtgtgtgtgtttacctgtttgtacctgtgtgtgtgtgtgtgtgtttacctgtttgtacctgtgtgtgtgtgtgtgtgtgtgtgtttacctgtttgtacctgtgtgtgtgtgtgtgtgtgtgtgtgtgtgtgtgtgtgtttacctgtttgtacctgtgtgtgtgtgtgtgtgtgtgtgtgtgtgtgtttacctgtttgtacctgtgtgtgtgtgtgtgtgtgtgtttacctgtttgtacctgtttgtacctgtgtgtgtgtgtgtttacctgtttgtacctgtgtgtgtgtgtttacctgtttgtacctgtgtgtgtgtgtttacctgtttgtacctgtgtgtgtgtgtgtgtgtgtgtgtgtgtttacctgtttgtacctgtgtgtgtgtgtgtgtgtgtgtgtgtgtgtgtgtttacctgtttgtacctgtgtgtgtgtgtgtgtgtgtgtgtgtgtgtgtgtgtttacctgtttgtacctgtgtgtgtgtgtgtgtgtgtgtgtgtgtgtgtgtgtttacctgtttgtacctgtgtgtgtgtgtgtgtgtgtgtgtgtgtgtgtgtttacctgtttgtacctgtgtgtgtgtgtgtgtgtgtgtgtgtgtgtgtgtgtgtgtgtttacctgtttgtaCCTGCTGTACAGGTAAAGAAGCTCCTCCCTGCTGGTGGTCTGCACGAGCTCGCGCACTCTCTGTGCTGCGGACTGAAACTCGTGCTCCAGCTCCGTCCCTTCCGCCTCTGAGCCGGTCCCGGACTCCACACTGCGCTCGTCCGCGGGGTCGCGCCTCCCTGAGTCAGAGCCCCAGTCTGTAGAAGAGGACAGTGACCGGGACGCCATTTTGTTCTTTAACAACCGTCTGTGAGGGAAAGTTTACCGTTAATCCGGTTTGTTTACACCGCGGATCTGATCTGTGATCAGCGGCTCCTCGGCACTTCGGGTTCCGTCCCAAATACCTGCTACTTCCCTACATAGTGCACTTCACACGGTGTAAACACCTATTAAAACAACCCTAAATGTACACATTAATGAGTAACTATATCACCTGTAGCTCCGCTGTacgtgttgtgtttgttattctgtAGGatttgtgtgttaatctgtataaactttatatagtgactcacacacagagtgcaCATACGTTTGGGATTGGTCCGGCCACAGCGCGTCGCTATAACAACTCCGGAGGAAACAGGAACAACGAATACAGTTCCGACTTAAGAACTAACATTGTGTTTATATTGTGATTTAAATCTgaaatttacacatttacacatttacacatttacaaatttacactGATTATTAGTGACAATCGGTTCTATTTAAGCAGTGAAAGTTAAGTAAATCAGTCGTTCTGAATGGATTTGAAGTAACTAACAGTATTAGGGATTTAATGTAGCATCATTAGTgacatttgtgttcatttcagtaTAAAAAACTCCTTTAtccttattataataatactgtCACTGCACTGTacgtgtatttattatatacatcaTATTCACAATATTTCTGCAATTATTATGTGTTGTTCTTTTATTTCAGAGAGAATAATCTAACTTTATTAATTGTTCTGCTCTGAatgttataataatgtatataatgttataataatgtatataatatgttataataatgtatataatgttataataatgtatataatatgttataataatgtatataatatgttataataatgtatataatgtgttataataatgtatataatgtgttataataatgtatataatgttataataatgtatataatattttataataatgtatatataatgtcttataataatgtatataatgttataataatgtatataatattttataataatgtatatataatgtgttataataatgtatatataatgtgttataataatgtatataatatgttataataatgtatatataatgtgttataataatgtatataatgttataataatgtatataatgtcttataataatgtatataatgttataataatgtatataatattttataataatgtatatataatgtgttataataatgtagattatttgtttatgtcATGTGCATTACAACTGACAACTACAGCTCTGTCTCCATCTTTCTTGTCCTGTCCAAAACACTTAAAAGTGTAGTTTCTAAACAACTCTGTTCACATAACAACCTCCTGGACATCAAGCATCCTCTTTtctcactgctatgctgatgacactctcACCGATCTTCTCCGCCTGACTGACTGACATCAACCTGGAAAAAGAACGAGACGTTTAGCTCAACAAGGCAAAAACAGATCTTCTCATCATACCTGTCTGCTCCTCAATCAACCACACACAAGACAATCAGGACAGCCAGAAACCACACGGTGacttctttattttacttttaactgCTGTGTTCTGTAGGT
The genomic region above belongs to Tachysurus vachellii isolate PV-2020 chromosome 11, HZAU_Pvac_v1, whole genome shotgun sequence and contains:
- the acbd6 gene encoding acyl-CoA-binding domain-containing protein 6 — protein: MASRSLSSSTDWGSDSGRRDPADERSVESGTGSEAEGTELEHEFQSAAQRVRELVQTTSREELLYLYSRYKQATVGKCNTSKPGFFDFEGQRKWTAWKQLGDMSKEQAMQEYISSVQTLDPEGFKGSSERRRGERRTAFGGAAVSCLYQQETIREEDKNIFDYCRENNIEQVRTALSTHNVDVNTKDEEGRALLHWACDRGHKELVTFLLNNNANINSQDNEGQTPLHYASACEFGEIVELLLQNGADPSIKDGEGSLPEEVTESSSISSLLRQYSAPKG